From the genome of Nicotiana sylvestris chromosome 2, ASM39365v2, whole genome shotgun sequence, one region includes:
- the LOC138885926 gene encoding uncharacterized protein, producing the protein MAVTTRSGRGGDVNASKQKAILSDEVELQEDEIPFVVENVVDENVNEKVRINIQDAKVETQNDVNPSREHVIDMPKMVVPKAKAPLPRPPPPYPQRLAKQKNENQFKKFIDMIKRLSINVSLVEDLEQMMGYAKFMKDLMTKKRCMDCETIKMTHQVSAIVHSMAPKLEDPDAFTIPCTIRSADFAKALCDLGPDSSKVCSFVDLVTVVRVDDTSAMINVEDPLEAVLLNLDVNDDEGRVELMPHWQCFKSGKRKLDGP; encoded by the exons atggcagtgactacgagaagtggaagaggcggtgatgtgaatgcctccaagcaaaaagcaattttgagtgatgaagttgagttgcaagaagatgaaattcCTTTTGTGGTCGAAAATGTGgttgatgagaacgtgaatgaaAAAGTGAGGATCAATATTCAAGATGCCAAGGTGGAgactcagaatgacgtgaacccatctagggaacacgtaatagacatgccaaaAATGGTTGtacctaaagccaaggctcctttgccaaggccacctccaccttatcctcaaaggctcgcaaagcagaaaaatgagaatcagtttaaaaagttcattgatatgataaAGAGATTATCCATTAATGTGTCTTTGGTGGAGGATCTTGAACAAATGatgggctatgctaaattcatgaaggacttgatgacaaagaaaagatgcatggattgtgaaactatcaagatgacccaccaagttagtgcaatagtgcactcaatggccccgaagcttgaagatcccgatgCTTTTACCATCCCTTGCACCATTAGGAGTGCagactttgctaaggctctatgtgatttgggg CCTGACAGTTCtaaggtgtgctcttttgtggaccttgtcacggtgGTGAgagttgatgataccagtgcaatgatcaacgTGGAGGACCCACTAGAGGCAgtcttgttgaatcttgatgtaaatgatgatgaaggccgagtgga gttgatgccacattggcagtGCTTTAAAAGTGGAAAAAGgaaattggatggaccttag
- the LOC138885927 gene encoding uncharacterized protein produces MPGYAKMMKDLMPRKFEFQDLATVTLTQTCSAVVTRPITEKLSDLESFTIPCTIGNFAFTKALCDLGARINLLPLAIYRRLGIGRAKLTSMLLQLADTTVERPFGILDDVLVQVGKFVFPADFVILDYRVDEEIPLILGRPFLATRRDLIDCEIGELNMRLNDEEIAFNVQKSMRIPSEFANFSLIDAVDVVLEEEDEALNFKDPLLACLMNLDEANGEDLAEWVLALEGQGFWRRELEFEPLHLEERKTPPTKLSIEEPPKLELNPLPSHLKYAFLGPDSTLSVIILASLLDVQAEQLLQVLAECKTAIGWTIADIKGIIPAFCMYKILLEEGHKPSRKHQRKSNPNMKEVVKKKVITWLDAGIIFPISDSNWVSPM; encoded by the coding sequence atgcctggttatgcgaagatgatgaaggacttgatgccCCGTAAGTTTGAGTTTCAAGACTTAGCCACGGTTACACTGACTCAGACCTGCAGTGCGGTTGTAACGAGACCCATAACTGAGAAGCTGTCTGACCTAGAGAGTTTCACAATTCCTTGCACAATAGGCAACTTTGCATTTACTAAGGCACTGTGTGATCTGGGAGCAAGAATAAACCTTTTGCCCTTGGCTATCTACAGAAGGCTAGGCATTGGAAGAGCTAAACTTACGTCTATGTTATTACAGCTGGCTGATACAACAGTGGAAAGACCCTTTGGGATTCTAGATGATGTATTGGTACAAGTTGGGAAGTTTGTGTTCCCAGCAGATTTTGTCATCCTTGACTATCGGGTTGACGAGGAAATTCCCctaattttgggaaggccattCTTGGCCACTAGGAGAGACTTAATTGATTGTGAAATTGGAGAGCTCAATATGAGATTAAACGATGAAGAGATagcattcaatgtgcagaaatctatgcgGATACCAAGTGAATTTGCTAATTTCTCTCTAATAGATGCGGTGGATGTAGTCTTGGAGGAGGAAGATGAGGCGTTGAACTTTAAAGACCCTCTACTAGCTTGTCTCATGAACTTAGATGAAGCTAATGGTGAAGACTTGGCAGAGTGGGTACTTGCTCTTGAAGGACAAGGTTTTTGGAGAAGGGAACTTGAGTTTGAGCCTTTGCACTTAGAGGAAAGAAAAACTCCTCCAACTAAGCTGTCAATAGAAGAGCCACCAAAGTTGGAACTGAATCCACTGCCATCCCATCTCAAGTATGCATTCTTAGGACCTGACTCAACTTTATCTGTTATTATCTTagctagtttgttagatgtgcaggcagaacaacttttgcaggtactGGCTGAGTGCAAGACTGCAATTGGGTGGACCATTGCAGACATTAAAGGGATCATCCCGGCTTTTTGTATGTATAAAATTCTGCTTgaagaagggcacaaaccttccagaaaacatcaaagaaagtcgaaccccaacatgaaagaagtggtgaagaagaaaGTAATTAcatggttagatgcgggaatcatatTCCCTATCTCTGACAGCAACTGGGTTAGCCCAATGTAG